ACCCCGCTAGAATATCACTTCATATCTGATGCCACAGTTCAGAAATTGCAGATATGTAGAAACGCTGAACAGAAAAGAGTGTCTctctaaaatgtaaaagtttggTTTGTTGACACACTCTGTTAAACATGGCTTAGCATCTATAGGTAACTGTTGTGTCAAATTAAACATTGGTCCTCAGATGCACAATCCCTCCTTCTGATACAGTAAAAATCAAGTCAGTCTGTTCTATTTGGCATCACTGTTTCATGTTCTAAATCTATTTGATAGCCTCACATTTTACGCAATATAAAGACGTTCAATTCTCTAAACTGGTTACTTTCACAATTTCTCTGCAACCCCCCCTCACCAGCCACATTTTTCTACTTTTAATCAAGGCCAAGCCAGCAGCTACCTTTTACATTAAAAcccactgtatatatatttttatatatatatatgtatatataaaatcaaaaaagtCACACACATTACAAGCTAACCACATTAACACAAGAATTTGCTACCCGTTTCCCTGTCAGCATATAAATGATGGTAAAACATGTCATGCTTGATATCAACAGACGCGGAGAGAAAAACTTCATTCAGAGGGGAACAGACAAAAAGTCTGCAAAGGACTGAAGGTggagatttgaaaaaaaatcagcagggCTTCTTTTGAGACTGAGAGCACCTTTGTCTCAACTTCTGAGACATAAAACAGTGTTTCATTggtaaaaatgacaacatgaaacacactgagaaaaaaaaagattgaaatTATCTGTGGAATTCAGATGTGTCACATAACAGGTATATAAATTAACAAAAGGGCTGAAACATAAAGAGTGTACAAACTGGCCTCAGTGTATAATTACCAAAGAGTAGGTGTTATGAtataataaataacaaatataaTCTGCCTCATCTTTCAGTCTAATATCAGCTCTCTTGTTCAATTATGTTTTATACAAGCCGgccaataaatacatttcaaacacaacaaataaaaatcaatcacAAAATATTCAAGttttaaactaaaaacaaaatctttgaATGAGCAGCAGTGCATGCAGATTTTCTGGTCCTGTATAAAGTAAGGCACCAGAGGTTTCCAAAATTCACTTGGTATACAGAGTATAcgtataaaacaacaaaaatcttCAAGTGTATTAAAGGCAGTCTATGACAGTGCATACAACAGAGACTGGAGTCATGTGGAGTCTTCGGTTTTCAGGCTTAAGCTGAGCTGGTCACCTTCTGCAGCAGAGGGATCTGccaaaaaaatcccaaaaacGAACAGATTATTTGTAAAGCTTAACTGAAGTACAACCTCGCTGGTTTCAACGTCCTTTAGGTTCACACTGGAAACAAAAACTTAAATCCAACACGCTTCCAACTGTTAGGATTTATCGAGGCATTTCACCATTTTTACATTACACTCCAATCTAAGACGAGACAGCTGCTACTTTAATTTTCACCATATGTCTCCCAATTTCATTAAAGCGTCTATAAATAAGTGCTGAATTACAAAGGTTAACAGGAACACATCATATataaaatgatataaagatgTTACCTTCGACAAATCCACTCCAGTGAGAGCGTTGACCGACACGGGAAGTTCGGCCAAAAGGCGGTTCACCTCGCCTGTCACACGGCTGCCCTCGCCACTCAGAATGACAATTTCATTCGTCTTGGCTAAGGGCGCCGCCACTTTGGAAGCAATCTGCAAAGACATTGTTAAGCGTTTACAGTAAGATGAAAATAATAATCCAGCTCTGGTGTTTTATGTGACATGCTAGACTAGCCTAAAGAAAAATACTAACTTTTTCTGTTGAAAGTTTCGGCATGGCCAAAGCTTcattatatattaaaaaacccATAGCTAATCAAATATCAACACTTTTCCAGGTCCATTAAACTTAAATCAGCTGGAAGGCCGATTGTTTTAAATTTGGTCGACCATTTCTGGACTTTTTGCTAACTGTCCTGGGACAGCAGGCTCATTGCCAGAGAAGGTGAGATCATAAGGTTTTGGGAATCTGCACTTCTGCCTCGGACAGATCTCTCCAAGTGTGCCAAAAATGGCTTGCATTTCATTTTGAGGGAAATGAGTACACAAAGTCAAAGGGAGAGAAATCTGATGGGAGGTGAGcttaaagtgtgtttgtgtggccaAAACACTGCATGGCACCTGCCACAGTTCAGGTTGTTTCTCCTGAATGTCTTCCCCTCAGACGCTTCAAGACCTTACAGTAGATCTGAGCACCGACAGTCTCACTCTGGGGGATTGATTCAAAATGCATAACTCTGTGAATTtacaaaagcaaacagaaatATCAGCTAGCATGCTAGCACAAACATGACCCTCCAAATGAAAGTTAAGTGAGTTTGGCACAGGAGGGGAAATGCCAACAGAAGTCGATGTTTGCTTTCTGCAGATGGCTGAGGTTGACAGCAGTGCCGGAAGCAATACAAATGGATTTTTAATAGACTGGGGTTATGGTTCTTTACGATCACGCATTGTTGAATTCTTAGTAATAACATTTGTATCAAAGTGTTAAATGCAACCAAAAAGTGATGAAGCTGAAGTGATGAaaaacttgtgcttaaattcATGtggacataaaaagaaaaatacttctAATTCATCAACCTCGGGCCGGGTGATGCTTGTAAAATGACATCCAACTTCAATTCAAGTTCTTCTCTTCCTTAGTTTGAGCTGTATGAGCACGTATCTGTGTGTTACCTTAGGCAGGGCCTCGAGGACCAAAGCTGTCTTAGCTGCATCTCCGTACTGCTCGTAGGCCTCAGCCTTCAGTCTCATCTTCTCAGCCTCAGCCTTTCCCACCGCTTCAATCGAGCTAGCCTCCGCCTCACCAATCTTTTTGATCTTCTCGGCCTCAGCCTGGGCAATCAGCACTTTCTTCAGCCTGAAGCAGGGAAACATTAAAGTAATATTTGCTGTTATCAAAATCCCTTCCTGAGTGGGAAGGATGCAACTTTTTTGAGACAATTTGCTTCTTAGTGACGTGTCATATGTTAATCTGTCTTCATGCACAAGTTTGGGATGTTGGGATCGTTTTTACAGCTTTCCTTTCTCAAATAAAGCCCACGGCAGCACACAATAAACTTCAAATCTATTTTGCTCTGCTGGAAATACTACGGGTGGATGCACAGGAATATCAGTTTTTGCAAATCAGTACAATCAGACTTTTTCATACAGAGCGCCTGGAAATTACACGATACATTTCACTTcagaaaggaaaaacatttaTGGAAATATGGATGCATTATAGTTAAAAACACAGTCTGGCTTccttagtccaaactttccagGTGTTTGTTTTGTAGGATTCTGCAGGGAttaaaccaacaaaataaataaatatatattttatatcagGGAGGTAATGTGCTGTCTAATCATGTCTGACAAGAGCTGTGGTACATTCTTGGGGATCTTGCCATTTCTACTCATTCCTAAATCTGACTGAATGTCTTTTTACTCACTTCTCGCCCTCAGCCAGCTGCTGCATTTTATAGGCCTCGGCCTCAGCAGGCCTCTTTACAGTGGCAATGAGCTCCTTGTCTGTCCGGTCAATCTCCTTCTCCTCAATTGTAATCTCCTTCTTCCGCTGCACCACTTGGATCTCAATCTCCTCCAGCCGGATCTTTTGCTGCTCTTTGGCAGCCTGCAGCTCGTATGCCAGCTGGGCCTCTGCTTTCTGAAAACATCAACACAGAGGTGGTCTAAGGCGTTTACATCTGAGGCAACACAGTTTCTGTTTGTGTTGACACGTGCACTTTTTTGAGGTCTCATTTTAATGCATTACTTCAGGTCAAAAGagcacatgttgtttttctgatTTTAATCACTCTAACTGCAGATTTCAGGTAAATTGTTTACACACCATGTGATTTAATGCAGACTGGCACTTTTTGGGAACAGCCATAAGTTTGGTTAAAGCAGTGTATAATATAGTATAATAAcaagtatttttatttgaactgtACACAGACAACCTGTAAGTGCAAACAGTACGAACCCTAGCATTGACTTCTTGGTTGAATGAAGCTTTCTGCAGCTCCAGTTCTCGTTTGGAGTCAGCCATCTTGGTGTCGGCCTTGAATTTAACATCCATCATCTCCTTCTTGCATTCAGCTTCCTAAGGTGATAATAAAGAAACAGAGCTGTGAACAGCTGGTCTCTGTGCACGGAAGAATCCATTTCAAGCTTGCTAGATTTTCTTACCCGTATCCCAGCATCCCTCTCTGCCTCGGCCACACCGATGTCTGCATCCCTCTGGACAGCTGCAATCTGGGTCTTTCCAAGGGAGCTCAGGTAGTCCAGTTTATCATACACATCCTTTGAAAACACAGAACCACAGGACACGTAACATTAAACTGGGTGTGGCGTATATCAGCATCTTTCATGTGATTAACAAGGTTACGaagccaaaataaaataaaacatacagaTTAAAAAATGCTGGGCCTTTGTGGGTGTAAAGAAAGCAGATGATAGGGTGGCACTCAAACAGTCTCATTTCTACATGTAACATTTAATCATATTTTAAAGTCCAGAATCTGACGTGTCACAGAAATCCTGACATGGACTAAAAGATGTTACAGAAATGGACTTTGGGTTTCAGCAGAGCACTAACCTCAGCCGCTTTGTCCACACCACACACTTCAATTAGTTCTAATGAGCAACAGTGAACTCCACAGGGTGAGTCCAGTCAATTATAAAAACCAATTAAACTCATTAGGGATGACTTCTCTAATAACCAGCAGCATCAACAGCTCAGAGAAAGACCTTTTCAGTTTCAGTAATATTACAAAACTACAGTCTAAAAAGAAAGATGGGAAGGCTGCTGACTAATGTTTGAACGACTGTCTGTCCCATGTGTCGCCCTGTCAGTGTCACATTTCTTCTGACTGAATAAATGTGGCCTAAAGCTAAAGTTTTGACACTCTGCATCATCTCTCTTGCACATCCACACTGAGGCAAAATGGAGAGCACCAACAGCGCTCACATGGTTTAAGTAGTTATATACTTACATGAAtacttaatatttttgtttttattttactactTTTGTTATATTACTCGTTTAATTTTCCTGCTAAAATTGAACTCTGCTGACATAAACAAATGTTAGACTAAGACTGACTGACCCTTCTTTTTATGCATACTGAAGAGGTACTGGGTGCTGAACTCATTTACTCCTGTTTCAATACATGCGGTCTTTGCAATGTAGAGAAAATCGTGTCAAAGTCTGTGCTGAGCTGTATAACTAGTAACCTTTCTTCTGCACATGAGCCTTTTCTTCAGATAATCTTATCACTGCAGCTAGAGGCTGCTGCCAgagctcctgctgctgtgaCTTCTCATAGCACCTTTAACTCACCTTAATGGTAAAGCTCAGAATCTCGATGCCCATCCTGCCGACGTCAGGAGCTGCTACGTCCCTCACCAGTTTAGCAAACTGATCCCTGTCCTGATAGATCTGCTCGACTGTCAGAGTACCTGCAAAAAAGACACATCGTTCAATGTCATTTAGCCTGCAATTCACTTTTAACAAACTACCAGCAGCTCTGTGCTGGGCAGCTTTATTTTTGAtccaaatttctttttttatttcacgtCACAGCATCATAATTTTGTCAGAGAAATGCATCACCCCTGAACTCAAGTAGCATAAATGGTCAGCACAGAGCTGCTGGTACTAATCAGAGATCGACCGGTCCGTAGACCACAGTCTGACGACTGCCAGTGTTCTCAGTCAGCCTCACATATGTCTGCATCCAAGTCAGTTTGTTTCAGCATGTGCACAGAGGCAAATGCTCAAAATCACAATCAAATTCACACGGTAATTTTAATGTTATTAGTGTGGAAGCCACCCATTGTGAGTCAAGACAAAAAGTCTGGAGGCCTGCCCCAGAAACCCTGGTAAACAACAACTCCAATCACATACTTAAAATCACCCTCGCCCAGCTTAACATTTGAAAGAAGCTACAAAGGAAAAGTGCTAAAGCTAAAGCTGTCCAGAGCTCAGAAACAGCCACAAGCTAGCAGCCTCAGTATGTGCAGCCAAAGGATTAAATCCATTATGAGGAAAATAGAAAAGAGTTCAAGTCTCCATAAACTGGAAAATGTAAAGTACATAAATCTGCACCACCTGCTTTGTTTGGTATGTCAGGTAAAGGTGGTAAAGGTTTCCAGTAGCAGAAGATTCTTTAACTTTCTGCAGATTGGGGGAAACTGTAAAGTTTAATAATGTCTTTCATTGTGgaaataatatttcacattgAATAAACTGGTGCATCTCTAGTACTTATACAGCACTTATATATTACTTTTCTTCTCTAATTCAGACCTCAAACAGAAAAGCCAACACAATATGTATAACACATAAAAGGCAAACTAAGGCTAACTTGTAGAGTAAAGTCAGGAACTAATCAATAATCAATTTAATACTTTGCTTCTTTTCCTCTGTTGTATACATGCAGGAGCAGCTACTCTGGACTTGTAAACCAAGAactaaaaattaataaaataactatgatattgtttgaaataaaatctATATATGTGTAGTGTTACTGTTGTGGTTAGTGTTAACTGTCCACACCTAGAATGGAGCGCAGATGTCCCTCCAGAGTCTGCAGCAGCACACCTTTGATTTCCATTACTGATTTACCCAGAAACTGCTCACAAGCCACTGCCAGCAGGTCCTGCTCCGTCATGACTTTCACCTGAAGGAGACACATTTAGAGTGTGTTTACACAGCAAGCCTTCTACACTGAGAAGCAAATCATGGCACATGGGCTCAGAGTGCCATCGGTGCAATTTTAAACAATCAAGCAAAGTTAATCTCAacaattttgaaaatgaatgtgCTAACACCAACGTTGTTTGGCTAGAAGATGAGCCTGGTAAGAAAATGTAGATACATATATAATAACACCTTTTCATGCTTTTATATGCTGTTTTGACCAGGAACCTATCCCACACAGTGATACGGCTCTTTAAATTTGATCCAAAATGCcctttttgatgtttttactGTGAATGATCAGAAGTGCAGTTTTGTTATAGATAGATTGTGATGCTCTGAGTGTACCCACCTTTATGTACAGTACTTAACACATTTACTAGACCATCACCCAGTCAAAGGTTCATGCCACAGCAGTCCTAATTTAACAGTATTGATAAttaccaaaatatttttttctctaatggctAACTTACCAATATATGCAAGCTGTttgattattatatttttcatgCTAAATTATAATTAAATTATTTCCAAAAATGCTGGACAAAAATAGTAaagcacatattttttttaatggagatgccaaattacagttatttctttgcattcctgaaaaaaaaaagtttttgtggCTAAAGGGGTTCATCAAGTATGCTAAAGTCAttttactaaataaataaataagactgCTGATTATGAGGCAGTCTGTTGGGAAGCACTGCTTGATTTTTCTTTGGAATTACACCATTAGATTACAGGGACACATTTCAGAAAACATCAGAAAGCATTGCAGCAGAACCCGACACTTTTGATAACAGATGATGTTTGACAAATAGGCTTGGcttgagtgagtgagtgagtgagtgtaaGTGTTTGTGTCAGCGTTCGCAGAGAAGACGCTGGGATCTGGTCTTACCTGAGCCACCCCTGTGACAGTGATAGCTACTCCTTCTGCTGTCTCCACATCCTCACATCGTGGCTGCAGAGTCATTATCTCCAGGCTTAGCCTACAGCAACAAACACAGGCACAGTTATTAGGCTGCCCAGTCCCGCCTCAAGACTGAAACAATAGAGCAACAGGTGGAacctttaaatatttaacactAAGAGTCTTCCTGTCTTCAATGGGCCTCTGGGCGGTAAGTTTGGGCTTAAGCACACTCACTCCTCACACAGTAAAAGGCAGTCTGCGTTGTGTTATTTAACAGAAATCCATAGATTTACCTGTTATTTCTGAACATTTGACAAACACAAAATCCTTTAGTTGTGTAAAAGAAACCGAAGTTAGCAAAACTACTGAAAACTGCTAAATTCCTGCATCTTTTCTTTGAAAGATcccaaaatgaatgaaaaaaccCCCCTGAGTCTATACCTCATTGTTTATGATTATGTGTATGTCTACTTTGCATATAATTGTGTAAGACACTGTTGcaaaagagatttaaaatgtCATGGATTGTATAATCCTGGTACAtgaaaatttatttaaaaaacaaaaacaaacctatAGCAAAAAATTTCTGagccagtcacagcagatggttgTGAAAGTTTCCTCCAGTTCAGAGCTCCTCCTCCACGTCATCTCCAAGTCCTTATTTATAGGGGATCATCTGACTGCTGAGCGTCTCTATCTGACATTGAGGAGACTTTTTGTCAAAGTCCTATGAACAGAAACGTTTTACAGTCTTCTCTGCGGTGCAGTGTAAGTTTCTGTGTGCAGCCTGTTACAGTCAGACCACATCAGGATCCCCTTCAGTTCGCTTACCAGCCCCGCCTCAGAgctgaggacgccatcatctccCTGCTTAATTGTGTCTACACCAATCTGGACCAGCTGGcaagcactgtgagggtcatgtttttcGACTTTTCCAGTGCATTCAACACCATGAGGCCGACCCTTCTGGGTGATAAGCTGATAGCGATGCAGGTGGATGGCTCTCTcatgtcctggattgttgattacctgacaggaagagcACAATATGCGCGTCTTCCACAttgtgtgtctttccttttcactctctacaccacagacttcagccactgcacagagacctgccatcttcagaagttttctgatgactctgcagtggttggatgcatcagtgaGGGTGATGAGtcagagtaccgggctgtgtTTGACTCCTTTGTCACGCGATGTGAACAGAATCATCTGGAGCTCAACATGACAAAGACCCAAGAATTGACTGTGGACTTTAGGAGGACCAGGAAACCTGTGACCCCTGTTTCAGTCCAGGGTGTCAATGTGGACATTGTGAGGGCTACaaataccttggagtacacaCAGATAATAAACTGCACTCTACAGGAAAAGGCCAAAGTCGTCTCTATTTTCTAAGGCGGCTGAGGTTTTTCAATATCTGTTGAATAACGCTTagggtttttctttttagtctgttgtggccagtgccatCCTCcctgctgttgcatgctggggtaTCAGGTtgagatgccaacagactcaataaactgatctgcaaggccagtaatgctgtggggatggagctggactcccttaagGCAGTGTctgagaggcggatgttgtccaagataaggatAATGCTGgacaatacctcccacccactccataacatgctggccagtcacaggagcacgctcaatgagagactgagattacccataAGGCACcactgaacaacacaggaaatcattcctgcctctGGCTGTACAACTCATCCATCTAATGCACAGTACACAGTGCAATAGTTACACCTTTAATATTTGCACATCCTctacagtgaaaataacaaaaaacaaagtcttacagtttagagtaaaatgtcacctctgtaatattctggatatttataattgagctttgtgtgtatatattagagccatttcttatattttgtaaactttttaatatagtgtattatttaatttagttcagtctgttaccGTTTTTgccttggagcaactgtaaccatATAATTTCTTTAGGGAtcattaaagtattctgattctgattgcaGGAAGTACACCCCAGGTCAGTATTTCGTATAACCACcgttagcagcaataacttgaagtaatcccTTTCTGTATGATTATCAGTCTCTTTCATCATAGAGGAGGCATTTTAGTCTACTCGTCTATACAAGTTTGCCTCACTCCATTGACATTTGCAGATATGTGTTTACAGCTCTTTTAAGGCCTTACCACAGCATTTCTGTCAGGTGGAGGTCTGAACTTTGGGTCATTGCaacactttgttttctttttcacccattctgttgtagatttgctgatGTGCATATCAATCATTGTCTTGTACCATGACtcaaagctttagctgtcagacagatggcctcatatTTGACTCACAtacactttggtatacagaggagttaatggttgactcaatgactgcacGGTGCCTAAACTGCCacacctccaccaccatgcttaaCAGCTGGTGTAAAGCATTGTATTGATATTCTGTTTGGCTTTCTTCAAGCGTGGTGCCGTCCATTATGGCAAAACATCTctatttggtctcatctgttcaAAGGATATTGCTCCAGAAGTCTTTTAGTTTGTTTAGATGCAGCTTTACAAACCTaggctgtgctgccatgttctttttagagagaacaTGCCAACCCTTGGTGGGGGTGTGTGGGGGTGTTGCAGCCTTTCAGAGCATTGCAAGGTCTGACTTTGTGGTGAATCAGGTGGGATACCCACTCCTGGGAGGATTGTATTAACACTGTGTTAATGATTTGTCGATACACACACGTGAATGATCCTGACCACTACGATGCCAAAACTCCCGCTTTTACAGATGTGTTCACACCtgctgatgatcaattaatcaagcACACTGAATttgcagcacctggctgctatttaccctcttaattcctatggaagcattaagggtgtactttctttttcacatggccataaatagaactgaattgaattgcatTGAAGAATCAGTACGTTGGGGATGGATCCACCCTGCTTAGTTTCACATTTCAACACACCTGTCCGATGGTTGTGTGAAGCACTTGTTTGCCAAAGAGTTTGTTTACACTGTCCACATGCAGCTGTGTTTTGTTAACTTCCATTCATAGCTTATTCAGACACTACTCAACACAGAGCTGAAGCACTGCATCTACTTGTGACTAGAAACCGATGTCTCTTACCAGAGAACAAAATACAGCTTCTTTGAGGCAATTCCCTACTCACAgatcacttttgttttttaacaaaagTGAACTACTAGGATTCGATTACTCAATTATGATTA
The genomic region above belongs to Oreochromis aureus strain Israel breed Guangdong linkage group 14, ZZ_aureus, whole genome shotgun sequence and contains:
- the LOC116311896 gene encoding flotillin-2, translating into MGSCLTVGPNEALVVSGGCCGSDNKTYVVGGWSWAWWLISDAQRLSLEIMTLQPRCEDVETAEGVAITVTGVAQVKVMTEQDLLAVACEQFLGKSVMEIKGVLLQTLEGHLRSILGTLTVEQIYQDRDQFAKLVRDVAAPDVGRMGIEILSFTIKDVYDKLDYLSSLGKTQIAAVQRDADIGVAEAERDAGIREAECKKEMMDVKFKADTKMADSKRELELQKASFNQEVNARKAEAQLAYELQAAKEQQKIRLEEIEIQVVQRKKEITIEEKEIDRTDKELIATVKRPAEAEAYKMQQLAEGEKLKKVLIAQAEAEKIKKIGEAEASSIEAVGKAEAEKMRLKAEAYEQYGDAAKTALVLEALPKIASKVAAPLAKTNEIVILSGEGSRVTGEVNRLLAELPVSVNALTGVDLSKIPLLQKVTSSA